In Psychrobacter urativorans, a genomic segment contains:
- a CDS encoding FMN-dependent NADH-azoreductase encodes MKKILVINASPSQNDSYSRLLTERFIEQWKQRNPDDTFIFRELGNVNIPHVNQLWVKAAFTPEEARSDKDKQAILFSDELVKELQDADVVVFGSPMHNLSVPSTLKAYIDQIIRMGVTTSLVPGTPDSPYVGLLDNKKAYLFLARGGCGFGKGEAYEHMDFQEPYLKAILQMLGITDVTTVNVNYTAMKAELRLDSYTHAQEQVDALFN; translated from the coding sequence ATGAAAAAAATCTTAGTAATAAACGCTAGCCCAAGCCAAAATGATTCTTATAGTCGGCTTTTGACAGAACGTTTTATTGAACAATGGAAGCAACGCAATCCAGATGACACTTTTATTTTTCGTGAGCTGGGCAATGTAAATATTCCTCACGTAAACCAACTCTGGGTTAAGGCTGCATTCACCCCAGAGGAAGCCAGAAGTGATAAAGATAAACAAGCAATTTTATTCAGCGATGAATTGGTCAAAGAGTTGCAAGATGCTGATGTAGTCGTATTCGGCAGCCCGATGCATAATTTGTCTGTGCCGAGCACACTGAAAGCTTATATAGATCAGATTATTCGTATGGGAGTCACCACTTCGTTAGTCCCTGGTACACCTGATAGCCCGTATGTAGGGCTGCTTGATAATAAAAAAGCTTACCTGTTTTTAGCGCGAGGTGGCTGCGGCTTTGGCAAGGGGGAAGCATATGAGCACATGGACTTTCAAGAACCCTATTTAAAAGCAATTCTACAAATGCTCGGAATTACAGATGTAACTACAGTAAATGTGAACTACACGGCCATGAAAGCAGAACTACGACTAGATTCATACACGCATGCACAAGAACAAGTAGATGCGCTATTTAACTGA
- a CDS encoding ankyrin repeat domain-containing protein, protein MKIFYKMSASVLISTMLLTGCSSLNTHNTVDKTEVVKSSQVAPIPQVGFRYSDAENFDLANEDKLSWRIFYDKPSTGTDAKWFDAVKRGDLATIKYMVNNGQDLEAKDTGSLNQTALGWAAFIGYEDIVDYLVDKGADIYAKDDGDVYNVMKSAVLGGNTVIVKKAHRLLSDKAPVNLNDQAIEDDGETFIMVAASNNRIETVKYLLAQGANPNLVATTQDKTMQSYNQSAYSYACTRGHVEMQKLLASKGVVNHRTGKASCQ, encoded by the coding sequence ATGAAAATTTTTTATAAAATGAGCGCATCAGTTTTAATAAGCACGATGCTATTAACTGGCTGTTCAAGTCTTAATACTCATAATACGGTAGATAAAACTGAGGTCGTAAAATCATCTCAAGTTGCGCCTATTCCACAAGTAGGGTTTCGCTATAGTGATGCTGAAAACTTTGATCTCGCTAATGAAGACAAGCTTTCTTGGCGTATATTTTATGACAAACCCTCTACAGGCACAGATGCTAAATGGTTTGATGCGGTAAAACGTGGTGACCTAGCAACCATTAAATATATGGTAAATAATGGTCAAGATTTAGAAGCTAAAGATACAGGTAGCCTTAATCAAACGGCTCTAGGCTGGGCTGCATTTATTGGCTATGAAGACATTGTAGATTACCTAGTTGATAAAGGCGCTGATATATATGCTAAAGATGATGGTGACGTTTATAACGTGATGAAATCTGCCGTCCTTGGGGGAAATACCGTTATTGTTAAAAAGGCACATAGATTATTAAGTGACAAAGCGCCTGTCAATTTGAATGATCAAGCAATAGAAGATGATGGCGAAACATTCATTATGGTTGCTGCTAGTAATAATCGTATTGAGACGGTCAAATACTTACTAGCTCAAGGTGCTAATCCAAACCTTGTTGCGACTACTCAAGATAAGACTATGCAATCGTATAACCAAAGTGCTTACTCCTATGCTTGTACTCGCGGTCATGTGGAAATGCAAAAATTGCTTGCGTCAAAAGGTGTGGTTAATCATCGTACGGGCAAAGCAAGTTGTCAATAA